The genomic region CAACACCTATATGTATCCAATCCGATATATTGCGGTGGGGGTATTCAATTTCTTCCCCATCGTAATAACTTTGATAAAAGTCAACTTCTCCTTTTATGTAATCTTCACGTTGCCTAAACAATGGATACATGCCGTCACAAAAAAGACATGCATTTAGGCACACCTGTAAAAGAGAATCCGAAACAACCATGGAATCTTTCGTAAAATAGCAATAATCCAAAATCAATTCTATTTTTTCATGATTCAAAGTAAAGCCTCCGTCCTCATAAGACATGCTGTCCATCACTTCCGGCAGGAACATCTTATAAACTAAATGAACAATGTTTTTTTCGGAGTCCTCTATTTCAACATCAACTACACCTGAAGAATCCGCTAAAATCAACAAGTTGTCTTCCATAGCTTTTTCCGTTCCCTTAAGCATATCCATATCGTCAAAAAATACTATAGAATTTTCATAATGGAGTGGGAAATCATTCCTTCCAGAATACGACCTGTCAGAAGCATAAGACAATATTCCATGCATAGAATCATTCCTCGTTCTCACTTTCACATTTGAAAAATCCATAGTTCCATTGTGATATGTATGAACCGACCCAGAAGACCCATCTGGTCTATGGCTTACATTACTCGTAGAAGTTACCAACCCCAATGCTGCTAAACCACACTCATAATTTCCAGATCCCCTATAGTAGCATTTTTCTGAAAGAACCAGCTTCTGCCCATTGGTAAATAGAAAGGGACCCTCAATATCAACGTCATATTCGCGAATGTCAAAACCCGCATTAGAACTCGGTCCAAACAGACTTCCACAAGACGAAAAAAAGAGTGCCAATAAAGCAATAACAAGCAATAATTTCATAGGCCGCCTTTATTATAAAAAAAAACTCTATTGCCTTGAGAATAGAAATGAATGTATTGGCCATATACAAGTGATGTTCTTTGGGCTGGCCCCTCACCTTCGTCATACGAATAGCTCTTTTCTTTATTTAGGCGCCCCCCATACCGAGGAGGGGATTGAACAAAAGGAAGAAAGGAACCATAAACTCTATCAGATTGTGCTGCGCATTTTTTTAGAATTGAAACAGGGATAAATTCGCTTTCACTGGTAGAATCAGAAATTATATTTTCATAAAAACAAGAATCATTTATAAACGAAAAAAAAGGATTGTCCTTTTTCAAGGCAACGCCCTCATCATTCCAAACAATATAATCCTTGGAACGATGCACTTGCATTTGATAATTTATATGTACATGTTTTCTTGCGGCATCAACCAATTCAAACTCCACGACACCGTCATCATCCGCTTCTATCAACATCGGGTTATTCCTTTGCATGCAGAACTCCACACTCTTCGGCCAGCGCAAACCTTCATATTTTTTCATCTCCAAATTTTCTTTCTCAAAAAAAGAAGCATCCTCACTTAAATCTATATTTCCGAATGGGCGTACAACCTCTAGCCTTGCATTGAGCGAAATTCTTTCATAGGAAATACAATCATTTCCATCATTTCCAATCAACACATAAGATATTACAGAATGTACTGTATCTTTTTTTGTGTATATCCTGGTTTTCGAAAAATCAACATTGTCAAAGAGAGCATTATATCCAGTTCCAATGCCATATGCGTATAAGCCACATTTGGGCAACATTCCTTCTTCATGATAGATGCAGGCCTCAACAAAAAAAATAGGCCACTCATAGTCAAAAAGAAAATCTCCAGACATTTTAGATTTATGTAGCAAGGATTCTTCGCTACTACTAGGATTACCACAGCCCCAAAACAGCACGCACAACATTATGGCACATATTCCACGCATTTTCACCTCAACAATAGCAAAGGTATGTGGGGAAGATATGATGGCTCAACTTGTTCACTTTTTTCATTTTCTCCCCCACTAGAATTTAAAAATGCGGATGCACCGCCATTAAAAATTTCCCGCGAGCCTTGTCCAATAGGGGTCCTTGAAATCCTTGGGGTGTTCATAGACCCTGGACCATTCCGCAGCAGCATTTCCGAATTTAGAAAAACCGCCCCGCTGCAGGTTCAAGAAACGTATCAAGTCAATCATCCAGAAGGGCACCTGGGAACAGGGGCACTTCAGTTCCAGCACGGCGTCGCAGCCCGGCTTGAAAAAGCGGGGCAGTCCCGTAGAATGCATGTAGTGGGGGTCCACCGTGTAGTCAAAACCCGTTTCCTCCCGAAAACGCATGCCCGTATCGATAGTCACACGGGAATATTCTTCACGGAGCCCGAACCAGGCCCGGCGTTTGTACTGGGTCAAAAGTCTCGGGTGGGCGTTGTGCAGGTGGGTCTTGTACAAAAAATCTTTCAGGTACTTGCGGTCCGTATCGCTCTTGCAGGGCCAATCTTCGGGCTTCATATTCCAGACTTCGCCGGGGCTTATCCCCTTGACGGTGGCGCGGCTCTTGTAGCAGACCTCTTTCACCTTCCGCTTGCTTTCAAAGTGGAAGGTGCCGTCTTGTGCCGGGTGTTCACCATAGGTGCGAATACGCATGTTGAAGCGGTCCAGCAGCCTCGCCTTTTTCCAGCCGAGGAATGTCCAGCGGTCCGAATCCAGATAGAGGTTGGTAATCCAGTAGAAATGACCCGGCGTAATCTGGGAATAATGATCCTCTTCGCAATAGGGCGCAATGAATTCGCCGATACGGTCCGCCCATGCCACAGGAATGTGGTACTTGAGCTCGAATCGCTCCAACAGGCTAAAACCGCGGGCTTCGGCCATTACTTGAGGCCCTCCCGCAGGTGGTTTTTCACATTGGGATTTGCAAAGATACCCGTATAAGTCAGCAAGATAAGGTAACGATCAAAGATATCGTATTCAAGCTTCAGGGCCTTCAGGTCGCTTTCCAGGGCGCTTTCCCGGGCACGCAACAGCAAAAGCGGGTCCGCCCCTGCCGACTGGGCAAAGTCCTCAAAGAGGTTTCCGGCATTCACCTTCTCCACAAAGTCCTTCTGCACCTTCCACTGGGCCACCAGGGCCACGATTTCTTCGGACAGACGGGAAACTTTTTGCGTCAGGGTCCGCACGGCATCCAGGTAATCGCTTTCGGCGTCCAGTTCATCCACCTGATTGCGCAAGGCGTTCCCGTTGTTGTCATCCAGGAACGGGAGCCTCACTGCCAGATTCACAAAGAACTTGTCCTTCAGCTGACGGTCATCCTTGTCGGGCACCAGGAATTCTGCCGTACCGTCGCAGTTGATGGAAGAGCATCCCGTCTTGTCCAGCCAATCCTTGTAATAGTCGTTGTAGGCACCATAGGGGCCCACGTCGCCGGCATCCAGTTCCTTGTATTTTTTCATCAGGGATTCAATCTTCAGGGAATAGCCAACACCGATATGGGAAATGAAATCGTTTCCCTTGGCCAGATCCCGCTTGGACTTGGCCTGTTCGTATTCCATCTTGGACTTGGCCTTCATGACTTCGGGGAACTGGTCGTTCACCGCAATGCCGTCTTGCAGTCCCTTGGCAAGTTCGTCCATGGTAGGGAGCCACGAGGTGTCCAGGCCTACGGAATCAAAGTCAGGCACCCAGGACTTGAGTTTCAGCTCCGCATCTTTCAGGGCGGTACTATCTCCCAGAAGTTCTGCACGGCGGGCGGATTCCTGCTCCAGGGCCACAATCAGGTCCTGGGAATTGAAGGTTTCGCTCCCAGCCTTCAGGTGGAGCACCTCGATGCGGTCCAGGTTCACCTGGTAGAGCTGCTTGTCAATTTCAGCAATCTTCCGGCGGATGACATAGCGGAGCGCCCGCTCGTAGCGGTCGTAAAGCAGGTACGAACGGTCCACCGCCAGGCGGGCTTTCTGGTAATCCCGCAGGGTTTCGTACTGCCGCTTGTCCGCAGAGCCTATACCGAAGGACTTCGGCTTGAGGCGCAGTTCAAAGTCGTGCTTCGCAAAACTGAAACCGTCCAGCTGGTAACGGAATTCCAGATTGTCCCACAACTTGGTTCCCACATCCTGGGAAGCCGCCTGGGAGCGTTTCTCCGACGTCTGGTAAACCGGATCCTTATCTACGGACTCCACCAGCTGCTCCCAGGTCAAGGGGGCGGCTACAGCGGTAGCGGAAAAGATTGCCGCAAAAGACGCAGTAATAAAAAGCCTATTATCGTACATTCACAAACCTATACATTACTCACAACTCATCACTCATTACCCATTACTCATCGCCATTCCCCAAAAACACATCCATAATCTGGGTCGCCAGGTCCTTGATCTGGCCTTCTTCGGAAATGGTCACCATCTCTCCCAGCAAGAAGGAATTGTCTTCGGGAATCTTGATGGTCACTTCGCGGCCATACACCGGCATGTCGGGCATTT from Fibrobacter sp. harbors:
- a CDS encoding polyphosphate polymerase domain-containing protein, whose amino-acid sequence is MAEARGFSLLERFELKYHIPVAWADRIGEFIAPYCEEDHYSQITPGHFYWITNLYLDSDRWTFLGWKKARLLDRFNMRIRTYGEHPAQDGTFHFESKRKVKEVCYKSRATVKGISPGEVWNMKPEDWPCKSDTDRKYLKDFLYKTHLHNAHPRLLTQYKRRAWFGLREEYSRVTIDTGMRFREETGFDYTVDPHYMHSTGLPRFFKPGCDAVLELKCPCSQVPFWMIDLIRFLNLQRGGFSKFGNAAAEWSRVYEHPKDFKDPYWTRLAGNF